In the Topomyia yanbarensis strain Yona2022 chromosome 3, ASM3024719v1, whole genome shotgun sequence genome, one interval contains:
- the LOC131686900 gene encoding uncharacterized protein LOC131686900 — MADEPVLAETEDNVSRNENSSKHLSSFLLGGTCGASLMHLGYDSEPYAYGAVSFLLVKTLLKSLEGTLSDPPGYLVRFNGTVNKLSKFVPWALLNTEMFRRSGRLNNWNEAYFGFLMAASVPTALAAVELKESRFNSVVSMVNVLNLAGISYLAVKQQNAWGIGLGAVCALDCFLGAKLAGWSRLSESNMRNMLRCCFAGMIPFYLKSL; from the coding sequence atgGCAGATGAACCAGTATTGGCGGAAACCGAAGACAACGTATCGCGTAACGAAAATTCCAGTAAACATCTGAGCTCTTTCCTGCTGGGTGGAACATGTGGCGCTTCTCTGATGCACCTTGGATACGATTCCGAACCGTACGCTTACGGTGCGGTTTCATTCCTACTGGTGAAAACCCTGCTGAAATCACTGGAAGGGACCTTATCCGATCCACCCGGTTACCTCGTCCGCTTCAACGGAACCGTCAACAAGCTATCCAAGTTCGTACCTTGGGCCCTGTTGAACACGGAAATGTTCCGCCGGAGTGGTCGGCTGAATAATTGGAATGAAGCCTACTTCGGATTTCTGATGGCGGCTTCCGTTCCCACAGCACTGGCTGCCGTCGAGTTAAAAGAATCCCGTTTCAACAGTGTCGTCTCGATGGTGAATGTCCTGAATCTGGCAGGGATTAGCTATCTGGCCGTTAAGCAGCAAAATGCCTGGGGAATCGGACTGGGTGCTGTGTGTGCGTTGGATTGCTTCCTCGGTGCGAAACTAGCGGGTTGGAGTCGTCTTTCCGAATCCAATATGCGGAACATGCTGAGATGCTGTTTCGCGGGAATGATTCCGTTCTATCTGAAGTCGTTGTAG